Part of the Triticum urartu cultivar G1812 chromosome 2, Tu2.1, whole genome shotgun sequence genome, NNNNNNNNNNNNNNNNNNNNNNNNNNNNNNNNNNNNNNNNNNNNNNNNNNNNNNNNNNNNNNNNNNNNNNNNNNNNNNNNNNNNNNNNNNNNNNNNNNNNNNNNNNNNNNNNNNNNNNNNNNNNNNNNNNNNNNNNNNNNNNNNNNNNNNNNNNNNNNNNNNNNNNNNNNNNNNNNNNNNNNNNNNNNNNNNNNNNNNNNNNNNNNNNNNNNNNNNNNNNNNNNNNNNNNNNNNNNNNNNNNNNNNNNNNNNNNNNNNNNNNNNNNNNNNNNNNNNNNNNNNNNNNNNNNNNNNNNNNNNNNNNNNNNNNNNNNGGTGAGGTCTAGTTGCGTCAACGTAAGCTACTGCAGAGCGCCATTAAGACTCCGGTACTCGGTGGCATCGGGAGCAAGCTCGCCATCGGAAGTGGAGAGCTTCGGCTTCGTGTCCAACGGCGTCGAGGTGGGCCGGCAGTTGGTCTGGTCAAGCCGGCGTGGTGTAGCAGGTCCTCCGCCTAGTGATGTTGATGGAGAAAGAAGACAGCCAGAGTGCGCCACACCTGGATGCCGAGGAAGAAGTGCAGCGCCCCCAAATCCTTGAGGGCGACGACGGGAGTAAGCTACGAGACAATCCGGTGAagcagggcggtggacgatgccATGAGGATGATGCCGTCGACATAGAAAGTGGTAAGAGCGACAAAGTAATATTTTTCTATCTACTATGTGGCACCAGTCAGAAAGTGGTGGGAGTGACAACGGCAACAGAGTAAGTAATACACCGTGCTATCTAATATGTGACGATGATGGGAAGCGGTAATCATGGTAACAAAGGAAAAGTGTAAGCATGATAATCGCGAGAAAGTAGTAGAGTAAGCATGGTAATCGTGATCTACTGTGATAGCTGATGCGATGCAACGGTGGGAAAGTGGTAAGCGTTGTGATAGCTGATGCGATGCAACCGTATTACATATTGTGTGGCAACGGGGTAAAGGTGGAAAAGTGGCAATTGTGGTAAGGTGTAAGTAATAGTATTGTCACTATTTTGGTAAGTGTGGTAAAGTGACACAATGGGTAGCATAATGTGTTATACATTGTGTGGTTGATAGTGGAAAAGAGGTAATCGTGGTAACCATTAGAAAGTATGTTATACTATGTGTCGTTGATGGAAATATGATAACAGTGGGAAAGTTTTCTTTGAACGGTCACCGGGAGGAAAATAATCCCTCCCCACCTGAATATATTGCTCAAAAAACTGCGAAAGCCAAGAGTCACCCCATAAGCTTTGGCTGGTCCAGTAAGGATGTTAATGGTGGAAAAGTGTAAGAGTCACCCCTTAAGTTTTCGCTGATTCCCACCGTTGCCACACAATAAGAGTGGAAAAGTGTTGGAGTGACATACTACGTGGCAACGGTGGAAAATAGGTAATCGCGGGGAAGTGACATACTACTAAATTGTGTTATAAAGTGTTGATAAGGGTGAGTAAGTGCCAGAGTAATTAGTACAACATGTTACCAAGTACGTGAGGACGGTGGCAATAGTGGGAATGTGGAAAGAGTGGGGAAGTGATATGCGCGGTGATAGTAGTAAGCGGGCGGAAAAGGCAACAACGGGGAGGTGATAGTAAGTAATTTGTTCTGTTACGTGCTTAGTGTTAATGGTGGCAAAGTGGCAATGTTCACAATATTGGGAACTAGCGAAAGTGACAGTAAGTAGCAGGGGGGTTATACGTCTAATCAACAAAAGTCCATGCATCACACTGAGCATATAACCGAGCACACGACAGGGGTTGATCCGGAGAGCGGGTAGCAGGCATGTCTCCCGGTGCGGCAGGACAACCTGAGGCCGTGATGTACCTGTTACCCACCATCACGGACCCCTATTTTCAGCCTTACTGTCACTTCCGCCACAGTTCCCACTATTGTCACCATTGCCACTTTTGCCACCATTAACACTAAGCACGTAACAGAGCAAAACACTTACTATCACTTCCCCATTATTGCCTTTTCCGCATGCTTACTGCTATCACCACGCATACCACTTCCTCACCCTTTCCACATTCCCACTATTGCCACCGTTGGCACGTCCTTGGTAACACATTGTGCTAATTGCTCTGTCACTTACTCACCCTTATCACGATTACCACTTTTCCACCATTGCCACACGCTATATAACACAATTTAGTAGTACGTCACTTCCCTGCGATTACCTATTTTCCACCATTGCCGTGTACTGTAAACATTTTAGTACTTACTCCTACAGTCCCCCACTCTTACTGTGTGGCAACAGTGGGAATCGGCCAAAACTTAAGGGGCGACTCTTACACTTTCCACCATTGACACTCTTGCTGGATCAGCCAAAGCTTAAGGGGTGACTCTTTGCTTTCGTAACTTTTTGAGAAATATATTCAGGTGAGGAGGGACTATTTTCCTCCCGCTGACCATTAAATAAATACTTTCCCACTGTTACCATATTTCCATCAACGACACATAGTATAACACACTTTCTCATGGTTATTCAGGTGTGGAGGGATTAACTGTTTTTCAGAAGGCCACAAATATCAACCGCCCAGCGGATCAATCTTCTTGATGGTCTGATGCTTCCGGATCATCCCTCTCCGCTTCTTTGTCCTGTTCTACGTCCTGGAAGGTTGGTGACGACCCCCCCCCCCTACCACGTTTTAACACCTTTTCACGGTTGGAAACATAGTAGGTAGCAAATTATATTACCATCACTTTACGATACTTGACACTTTTCCACCTTTCCACCGTTGCCACACAATATGTAATATCGTATGCCATTTCCCCCCTCTTACAACGCTTGCCGCTTTTCCACCGTTTCACTCCTCTACTTTGTCACTCTTACCACTTTCCACACTCTACTAACTATGTCACCCCGCCCCCTACCACGTTTGCAACTCTTTTACTCCCCCTTACACATTATACTACCCACTGCATCACTTTTCCACATTTCCACCGTTGCCAGACAATATGTAATATAGTATACTACCTGCTTTGCCATTTCCCCCCTCTTACAACGCTTACCACTTTTCCGTCGTTGCATCGCATCAGATATCCCAGTATATTACTTACTCTGCTACTTTGTCATTCTTATAGGTCAGGCATGCTACATGGGTTGAggttctcttttttattttttgtttgggtTGGGCGCGAGGGATTTCGACATAACCATGGAATGCGTGGGCTCACTCAAAGAATTTTCCGCGGATCGATCGCCTCCTTCCAGTCAGTGCCTACCGTCCATCTTCTCTACTCCCCCCTATTAAACTGTACGGCCAATCTTTCACGAAGAGCGAACGGTGGCGTCATATGTGGCGCGGATGGCGGGAGGCGTTATAGCGGCCACGTCGGAGGGACGTGGAATATAATGTTCAGTTCTCAAGGTAAATTTATTTTCctcccgcagtgcgaagccgccgaatacgaagatttgGCCGGGAAGAAATGTCTCCGTCAGGGCGGTGTTCATGCGGATGGTTGATAGAGCCATCGAGCCTTCTGATGacgacacagcggaactctcaatgaaagcaccattgtcggtgtcaaaaccggcagatctcgggtaggggtcccgaactgtgcatctgaggatcaaaggtaacaaggaggcgggggacacaatgtttaccctggttcgggccctcttgatggaggtaataccctacttcctgcttgattgactatGATGAATATggggattacaagagttgatctacctcgagatcgtagtggctaaaccctagatgtctagcctgtatgattgtgatcttgccctacggactaaaccctccggtttatatagacaccggagggatctaggaTTGTACGGAGTCGGTTACAGAAGAAGGAAAGTGCAtaatccgaacgccaagcttgccatccacgcaaaggagagtcccacccggacacggggaaggttcttctatcttgtatcttcatggcccatcagtccggcccacatcacatagtccggacgcccgaggaccccttagtccaggaatCCCTCAAGGGACTCCGGATAGTTCGAGATTTGGTGACATTAGTAAAGTCACATCCCCCACCATTTTGTTCGTATGCGAAAATAGGCAGACAACAATTAAGATGAAGAGATCGAGCAAGGCTTGGTCCACGGGGCTTTGATAGTGTGGATTGTAATGGTAATAGTGGGGGCTCGCTTTGTACTGGCATGAGAGTTTAACAGTTGACGTGAGGTTCTCTAATGATCGTTGTATTGATGCACATGTCAAAGCTAGTCCGGATGAACCGCCATGTAGATTAACCTGTGTATAGGGCGAACCGAGAGTGGAAGATCACCACTTGATGTGGTCTCCGCTTCAGCACCTGTGTGCAAGATCGGATATCCAATGGTTTGTGGTGGCAGACTTCAACGAATATATGCGGGGTTTTGAACACTTCTCTTTGACAGCAAGGGCGCGAGACATATGAGGGCCTTCCGAGATGACCTAGAGACCCGTGACTTGAGTGATCTAGGGTTTTGTTGAGTACCCTACACATACGATAATAAGAGAAGTGACAACTCGAATGTTAGAGTAAGGCTTGACCGAGCAGTGGCAAGCCCGGCGTGGAGGAATATTTTGTCAATGCTACTATTCGTCACCATATCCTTGCTCTGAGCATCTACCAGTTTAGATGTCTTGTGAAGTTTTTTTAGGACCAGACGGTTAAGCCTAGACTAAGGCAGTATGAGGTTATGTGGGAACATGAGCCTGCCCTGCAAGAAGTGATAGCTAATGCTTGGAGGGAAGCGGGAGAAAAGAACTTGGAATTTATCTCCCCTTAATATTACTAGAAAAGCTCTTGGAATTTAGCATCTCTTGTTTGCGGATGATACACTTTTCAACAAGGCTAGTTTAATTAGGATGTGCTGAATAATACCTTTTTCGGCGGACATGGAGCATCTACCTGATGCAtaagatcgatcttgtttgcatAATGCATAAATTTATAAGATTCATTTCAGTCCTCCCCCCTTACGTCGTATGGAGCAGGACCTTCAGACATGCACGCATTGACTTAATCTAAAAAAAAATCAAAGCATACAGACTTAGCAAGTGGCTTTGATTCGGCGATACACTGACAAATCACTGTTTGGGGCTGGCTAGCACAACTGAAAATATCATCCATACGTCTTGATTTAAAAATTTGCATCCAATATTAATGAGGAGAGGTGGATGCATGGCTCGATGGAGATCAATATGCTTTAATATTTTTAGGACATAGAAGAATGCCAAATCGGTTTCAGATCACTTATCTTTTAGAAAGCCAGAAACAGAACTCATGTTTGTAGGATGCAATTATTACTCATCTTGTCGAGTTGAGTTGTGTCCTTTTATGAATGAACATCATTCATTCGACATCGTCAAACGAACGCCATTCATTCAATTTTAAGTGGGCAAAAGCTAATAATACATCGTTTCTTATATTTCAAATACATTACGGTGTTTCTAATTGTGCAAGAACTTGCAAACAGAAAACATGTCAACTGGTCCATGCAAACGCATCTAACGTAAAAGACTGATCTGCACTTAGTTGAGCATATCACCAGTAATCAGCAACAATAATCAATAATTAAAAGACAAAATATCCGAGTTAAAGTCCAGCACAGTACCTTTGTTCAAGAATATCTAGACGCTCCTCCCTCTGGCTTCCACCGATTAATTCACCAACCTAGGAAACATGATATCCAGAGAATAAGTTATCACATCAAAGGATTAAGGTAGAGACTGTCAATTTTCAATACGGGTGGAACCTACTAGGCACATTTTCATGGTGATCTCAGAATGATTCATTGTACTCAAAATTTATAAGATTAAAATTATACATATCCAGAAAGCACAGCGAGAACGAAGTGTGCAATAAACCATAAAAATATGATAATGACTTCGGAAATAATCTAAAAAGGACTGCATATCACGATTGAACATATTATGATAGTACCTTGGGAACAAGAACATCCATAGCAGCAATAGTCTTTTGGTCATGATTGAGCCTCATATAAAATGCCTTTATTCCTTTTGGGTAGTTAAAAACAATTACTGGCTTCTTAAACACCACCTCCGTCAAATACCTTCAGATTGCGACAAACTAATTACAGATGTAGGCATGCTACATAGGGCAAAACTAAAATGTCAGTGCCAATTCTGAATAATGTCCATACCTCTCATGCTCGGATGCTAAATCAATTCCCCACTCAACTTTGTTCTCGAACTTTTTATCTGCATCTTTGAGTATCTCAACGGCCTTTGTATACGAAATGCGTTCAAACGGCGTCGACGAAACAAGCTCCAGGCGCTCGATTGCGGCCTCATCATGATTCTTGACCATGAATTCCATCTCTGCTCGGCAATGCTCGAGTAACCATTTGCAAAGGTATTGCACGTAGCTTTCTGCACGGTTCATATCATCCTGTGCAGGGTTGAAGATAGAGAATAATTCAAAACAAAACATCAGCAGTAGTTCATACAAATTATCACACGTACGTCATTAACTGAATCATCATGGAAAACTGAACAATTCAACGGAGCAGGAGGGTAGATATTTCACATCACCTGCAAGTTTGCAAATGCCATTTCTGCCCCCACCATCCAGAACTCGGCCAGATGCCTTGACGTGTGGGATTTTTCGGCCCGGAATGTCGGCCCAAAGGTATACACGTCGGTAACATATCCTAATGAGTGACTGGCTAGCTAGGAGGACGCATACGTGTACCTGGTAGCTACCGATGACATGGACGACGACCATCATGTTGGCGGCGGCGATGAGCCACTTGGGCGTGTTGAGGGTGATGAGGATGTTGTCGTCGACGCTGTTGCCGAAGGCCCAGTAGCCGACGAAAGCGACCGGGAAGTAGCAGAGCAAGACGATGGTGTAGGCCACGATGACGCCCTTCCACATGGGCTTCTTGGACGGCGTCTCCGCCGTGGACGGGATGGAGGCCTGGATCTCCAGCACGACGTTATGGCCTGAGAAGGAGAATGCCATCTGCCCCAGGCCTCCCAGGAAGTCGAACACCATCCCCGAGGTAGTGGATGCCCGCAGCCCGCAGGCTGTAGTCCACGTCGTCCGCCTTCCCCTTGTCCACCGAGGCGCCCCAAGCAATCGTCGAGTAGCTGTGGCGTCTGTTTGTCCATATATACTGTACGTCTCAATGTCACTCGGTGGCCACGTCTATCTAGCTTAATTAGGGACTAGCTAATTAGTTCCTTGGACCGATGGTGGATGGATCACGCACGTCACGTgcttatctctctctctctctctctcgtgatggTACGTCTAAACACGTACGCGATCGATCAGATTTTTCTTTCTTCATTCACGCCATCGATCGGATCGGATCAAACAAGCAACGACAGGATCTGCCGATCGGATCGGATCGGATCGGCAGGCGCGTCCGACGGGTCTGCTGAGTCGGGCTATAGATGCTTTAAGAGGGACTAGAGCGCAACCACACAAATAATTGAGAATAAGCACACGACCGCGACTCACAGAAAAAATGCCTTCAAAACCAAATAATTGAGAATATGCACATGAATGGTTGGTCCTCGGGTTTATAATAGAGAGGGAGCAGAGAACACGCGTAGACGTGTCAGCCATTGGATCCACATGCGAGAAAAAATGAACGGCTGGTCAAGATTTAGCGCCAAAAATTCTTTGAGTGAGCTCGTGCCTTTCATGGTTTTCCTCAAGTCTTTCGCGCCCACCCCAAACGAAAATGAAAAAGATAACCCCAACCCACATAGCCTGCCTACCCTAGCAAAccaaacaaagaaaaaaaaaaccTAGCAAGCACACCTCATCCCCCTTCTCTCCAACCCACAGCCGCCGCCCCACCCATCCTTGTTGCCGACAGATTTTCCAGTGACTCCCACCACCGCCTAGCAGACTCCCGTGCTCGCCTCGCTCCTCTACATCTTGAGCCATGGACTCACCGCCTCCTCTAAGCTCGTCGACAAGATGGATTGTGTTCGAGAATAAGGACGGTCGACGCTGCCATGTCCAACCACTTTGAGCCTGGGAAGGGCCGTCACCATCAGGGTCCTGGGCACGTGCTTGATGATCTGTTACTATAGGGCAACAAATCCTCGCTTTTTTCCCAATCAATTAATTAACTatataagaaaacaaaaaacaagtAGAGAATCCGACCCAATTAAATCAAAATCGGTAGTAAATAttgtactcccttcgtcccatgATATAAGAGCGTTCTTATATATATcatgggacgaagggagtactacTTGTATCATTAATCAAGCCCACCGACGAGCGCCAAAAAAAACATATATAAAGGTTATAATGGAGCTGACGGGGACGGTGAAACTGTGACGCCGTCGGATTCAGGTGAACAAACGGTCGAGATTGGATTGGCAGAGGGATCGATCCATGGGAAGTCAAGATAGACCAATTGACAATCAACACGTGGGTGTGGGTGGGTTTTAATTTTGGGTTTCATCTCAACTCTGAAGAAAAGAAATGAAAAACAAAACGAAGAGACAGAGAAACCCAACCACCCAACAGAAGCAGTCCCCGTCCTCTCTTGCCTCTCCCCCGcgtctcctcgccgccgccggccgaTTCCGACGAGTTCCGGCGCCGCGCAGCACGCTCCCGTGCCCCCCTCGCTCCGCGCCTTCCTCCCCTCCGGCCAGATCCGCCGCTCGCGTGTGCGTGTGCCACAAGGGTAAAGGACTGAAAGTAATTAATCAATGGAGATCAATATCCTGCCTCGTGTAATCCATCACACAGATCCATATCCACCAAAATACGTATATTTATTCATCATATCCTAAAACTAGCTAACTAGGTACCATACACTTGGATGCATGTTGCTTTCTAGATAATCTTCATTAATATATCAGTCTATTCTTACCTCATCTCACACTTGCGAAGAGATGATGGACATGAAGGCCCAATCAATCTCATACAACACTGGGGTCATATATACACATGTGCTACCAAAGTGTCCATGACAGCAGGTGCTACTACACGAGTATGTTCGAAACCAtgccaaagaaaaaaaaacaaatgtATTCATTGACAACAACGCGCTCACTCCCGCAAAGAAGCAACGGaaccctcccctcccctccctcgTGCCCAGGCCAGGGTAGGGTTTCGCCCACCGCGCGGCCAGCCCCACCTCCATCTACACCTGCTATATATACGTACCTAGGTCAAATGAATTCTTTCTCCTTTTGCCTGCTTTCCCCGGGCCTTTAAATTCTCAAACCATAGGAATGCGAATTTAATGTGTACTATTGATTTTCATATATTACTGCTTGCGCGCGTCCAATAATATTTGAGTGTATTTGGATCTACTTTGGGGATATTTGATTTGTGAAAGCGTCTCAACCCCCAACATGGGAGCCTGCATAGTATATATTGATCTCACGATGGTGTTACAGATGGATTCTATTGTGTTCTGTTGTATAATCaatttttcttttcattttttttcCAGAATTTACTGTTCATCCTGAGCTCAAATTAGCTCGggacactagtgcagaaccggcctttagtgccggttcacCAACCGACACTAAAGagtggggactaaaggtccccctttagtaccggttcgtcacgaaccggcgctaaagtgcaaacacgtggcacgagccagggCCGGGTGCgtgtaggacattagtaccggttggtaacaccaaccggtactaaatgtttgggtgttttttttttaatttttgctttaattttgtgttttcaatttggctttattttccatttaattcttttttgtttACTGGTATTTCACGATACTACaaattgtacacgttatgcatctatacctaataataaagcaaattgggTTTCGGCCGTCTGTCACGCACTTTTGCAGAAAACTCCCTGCATTTTTTATGAATTAACCCGTAGTACACACTTAATTCATAACCGAACCGTTATTTTATATTTTTACGGAAACCCCCCTGATGTATTAGATAATTCACCCGCCGATCATATATAAGTCAAACAAATGTTTTTCTAAAttatccatatcttttaaaccgtaactccaattttaacatgttatatatgaaaattgattagaaaaatgtgtagaatctgaatatgatgttattttgtttgttaaatattttttaaatattattttggaagatatttaagtcaaacaaataTTTTTCTTAATTATCCATATctattaaaccgtaactccgattttaacatgttatatatgatATTTGaatagaaaaatatgtagaatttGAATATGATGTTATTTTTACCTATTAAATATTTTGAAATATTATTTTAAAAGCAAACTTGTAACTTATAGGGCACGTCCGTTTTTCTTTCGTACCGCGACGATCTGGATTGCAAATAAACAACCACTAATATCATAAAGAGACGAAAGAAAACATCGATAACCACAGATGAGCACCTTTGAAAAAACTGGCAGGGGAAAAACAACATTCAAACACACTTTGGTTTGTGTGAACACTGAGACCACCGAGcgtgagaaggaggataagcggcaacaTAAAAATGATGCCTCGCTAAAATAAAGGGCATGAACATATTATGATTATTGGGTTAAGAGTGTGTGTtattttttctcccgttgcaacgcacgggctcttttgctacTATATATAAATAGATTTTCTCGTACGTAGAAccgtgtgtgtgtgtatatatatatatatatatatatatatatatatatatagggtcgcacTATTCACCACCCTGGGTGCTGGGTGAAGAATTGTTATTCCTCACCCCAGCCAGAATGTACGTATTGCCGAACATCTGAACCAACGACGTCCCCAAAAAACTTTCCACCAGCCATAAGATTACCTCCCCCACAACACCGGCTAACGTAATAAACTATTTATGAGTCGGAAGTTTACCTCGGCATCAGACTAGCCAGCGGGCTTAAAAAACTCAGTAGCCAACGTAAGATTACAGAGGCGTACAGGAAAGAAAGAAACCTGCCGTAAGAATAAATGCCAATGTATTTTTTTGAGCAACCAATATTTTTTAAGTGGCTGATAATTACACCATGTATTAAATGGTTTTTTTATGTCCCTGTTAACTACGTAATGTAAGAGATGGCATTGATTTGACATATGCACGCTAGTGATGCCACTTAAGAAACTCTTGCCTGGATGTGAGCAATCATGTCGTATAATCATGAGCTAATGTAGTGATCAATAGTGGGCAACAGGGGATAACAGAAGAACTGCGTGCTTGCTTGACAAAATAATTTAGTGGTCAATAGTGGTCATGAGTAGTACAACATGCCTTTTCGGCCATTTTTCTAAGAGCATCCATTGGATTGGTAAATTGACCACTCCAAACTATAGTCAAGGACAAAGAGCATCCACTGTATCAGATGATTAAGATGACTCTTATCAGCGTATTTATACAATTATTCCTACCACGTTTAAGAATATATCGAGGGAACTTGCAAAAAAAAAAATCTAGAGGACCACATTTTTCAGAATTTCTTCAATCAGATTTTCAGGTGTCAACACAAGGCCTTCATTGCTTTGTAGACTTTTGATCAGTTGGAAGAGGAAGCCAGAGGCAAAATGGTATTCCATAACAAAACATCACAGGAAACCAGCGCCTTGAATCATCCCTGGAAGACTGACCCCGTCACTCAGCCTGCTGATTCGCTGCAAGAGAGTGACACCATGGCCCATGGGAGAGATTGGCTCGGCGAAGAGGCGTCACAGTGGCGGCGATGAAGGATGTCACCATTATGGCATAAGAGGCATTCGGGAGCATCCCGTCTAACAACAGGAGGTTGCATTACCGCCTTGCTGCAATAAATACAAACAGAATGGGGAGTCCGGGATGACTCCAAGAAGCTACAAAAATATAGTAATAATTCAGAAAAAGAAATGAAACAAGTCATATCTGCACTATATCATACAGTACATACTATTGTCTGCAACTTCTGGCTAGAATAGAGTTATACAACAATCTGAACTGCAGAATTAGCATTGTGCTTCCTGAACTGAATGAAGAAAATTAAATAGAGCAAAAACTAATAGAAGTATGCAAATGATCAGGATGAACAGATTATACAAGACCAAAGGAAACATTAAACTCCTGCTTTCCTCTTCGTATACAAGAAGTAAACAGAAATCTCTAAGATCATGAGCTTAAAAGCTTGACATGATAATTTACATTCCTGACCGAATTTTTACACACATTTTATTACAAGGAACATATAAGAAATAAAATCATACAAACTAGTCTGTAGCTGGGGAATTTCAATCATTAACTGAGATGCATGCCATCAGTCTATCTAGATTTAAAAAAACGCAGTAGTAGTCAAAATAAATCATCACAGGAACCACAAGTCAATAAAGATTCAATCTTGGGCGCAAAAGCCTATCTTTTCACTCCCCTAAATTTGGAGTTACATTTATTGAGAAATCAAACTTTTTAGACAAAAATGTAAATGGTGAGTATATGGCAGTAACAGTACTCTCTCCCCGCCCCTCAATCATGCATGTCGAGTAAAGGTTAACTATGAAGAAAACCAAGAAGACATCTAACTAAGGATATACAGAGTAGGCAAAAGAAATTATGACAGTCCCAGTACTAAGCGTGTAGGATAGCTATACCCGAAACAAATATTTTGGGGACGAGACCAGTATAAAATACACAATGTTTCAACTCTGCATTTGGGGAGGTAGTCCATCCAAATTCAGAACCAAATTTCTTACTGAATCCAACTTAATTCAAGCACATACTTGGCATGAGAGAGTAAACAACACATAATCATGTAAAATGACGAAGAAGGGGTGATATTGAAGAACTCCCATGGCAAACACCTAGTTGCCaaccgttgtcgtgggacgagATGCAGCCCGCATCAAGCAAAATGCTGTCAATCACCAGTGATGCTAAAACAATATACAATAACATAAGTTGCTACATGAAACAGTGAATAGACACATAATTCGAGCAGATTCATTGGATGGGAGATTATGGCAGATTCATATATAAATTGATGGAGAGGGGGCGACATTGATTGCATTAATATGGTCATagcaagtactccctccgtccggaaatacttgtcagcgaaatggatgtatctagacatattttagttctagatacatccatttttatccatttatgcgacaagtatttccggacgaaGAGAGTAAATAGAAGTGCACTAGAGTTTCTTTTTTGAAGTTATTGCTTCATACGGTTTCTGATTTATCCAATAACCTATGTGGAGAATGTTGGAGCTAACTCAACATTCCCTTAATCTAATTTAGAGATAACCTGGTAGTCTTTTATAAATTTTCAAGTTGTGCATAAGAAAGATTCAAGCAGCTAACTATAAATTTAGGCAGAGATGTCAGGTTAGCTGAAACCCAAACAAAGCGAACACGGTGATGGTCATAAGGCTACTAGAGTTTTTTCTAAACGCCTTAAAATCTGAACTGAACTCTTATATCATGATTCATGTCATCTAAATATAACAGTTTGGACAGGACAATGGTGGAACTTTGAGCAAACATTTTTTTCCTTCGGTTTTTAGAGATATCACCATATATTTTTGGAGGCAAAGCTATCCCTGtaccaaggagagcaacttgaaTAAGAACGCATGTAAGCTTTATACTGAATCCCtgatttttttttttttgaggaagaCTGAATCCCTGATTTGTTGGAACTACCAAGACACTAGTTCAGAATTCCTAGTAAAAAGCTGCATAGTCCAGCTTGCTACACTAGGAGCTACGGAGTGTGCTACTCTTACTATCTTCAGATTAAGCTAATTTCGTGGCGCACATGGCCATCTCCCGAAGCAGCTGATGCACCC contains:
- the LOC125538505 gene encoding asparagine--tRNA ligase, cytoplasmic 1-like, whose amino-acid sequence is MVFDFLGGLGQMAFSFSGHNVVLEIQASIPSTAETPSKKPMWKGVIVAYTIVLLCYFPVAFVGYWAFGNSVDDNILITLNTPKWLIAAANMMVVVHVIGYVTDVYTFGPTFRAEKSHTSRHLAEFWMVGAEMAFANLQDDMNRAESYVQYLCKWLLEHCRAEMEFMVKNHDEAAIERLELVSSTPFERISYTKAVEILKDADKKFENKVEWGIDLASEHERYLTEVVFKKPVIVFNYPKGIKAFYMRLNHDQKTIAAMDVLVPKVGELIGGSQREERLDILEQRYCAGL